The following DNA comes from Dehalococcoidia bacterium.
CAGCGATGTCTCGCCGGAGTTGCGGCCGAAAAGCTCGACGACGGCCAGGCGCTCGTGCGAGCCGGCCGACGAACGCAACTGGTGGATGTACTGCACGCTGCGCGTCACGGCGGTGGAGAAGCCGACGCAGTAGTCGGTGCCGTGCACGTCGTTGTCCATGGTCTTGGGCAGCGCGACTACGGGCACGCCTTCGCGGTTGATGCGCTCGGCGAACGAGAGCGTGTCGTCGCCGCCGATCGGCAGCAGCGCCTCGAGGCCCAGGTGCTCGACCACGCGCACCGCGTGGCGCGTCGCATCGACCACGCCGTCCACGCATGGCAGGCCGGCGTCGCGCAGGAAGGCCGGCAGGCGCTCACTGCGCACGTTCGCCGGGTTGGTGCGGCTCGTGTGCAGGAAGGTGCCGCCGCTGCGATCGATCACGCGCACCACGCCGGGGTCGAGCGCGATCACGCATTCATCCCAGCTCAAGGCATCGTCTGGGTTGTACTCCAGCAGCCCCGCCCAGCCGCGGCGAATGCCGAGCACTTCGTGGCCCTCGTCGGCGGCGCGCAGCACGGCAGCCTTGATCGCCGCGTTCAGGCCGGGAACGTCGCCGCCGCCGGTGAGAATGCCGAGACGCATGGCCCTCACCCTTCACTGGCCGCGGCGCACATGCCGGGAACAGTCGCGCCGCCGGCAACCGTCCGCCCGTGAGGCGCTCGGATCGCTGCGCGTGAGGATAACCCGCGCACTATCCAGTGTCGAACATCGCCCCGGCCACGCCAAGCCGACAATCGTCCACCGTCCGCCATTTGGCCGGTAGGCGGGAAGCCGGCCCGCCCATGCTACGATCGGTTGAGAAACGCATGCGGGGGCGAACTGGACGGCGATGCTGTGCATGCGTTTCCCGCCTCGATCGCGCGGCCTGCTGCTGCTGCCCTTCCTGGCAATCTTCCTCACTTGTACATACAGCCGCGCCCAGAGCACCGGCCGGCAGCGCACCTATCCGGCCGGCTGGAACCTGATCGCCGCGCCGCCGGGCACGGACCTCTCAGCCGCGTCCGCGCTCTACGCCTGGCAGGCCGACGCGGGCAGCTACGCGAGCGTGGCGCCGGGAGCCACCGGCGCCGGCGCCGGCTACTGGGCCTACTTTGCGGCCGATACGACGGTGACGCTTTCCGCGGGCGCCGCGCGTGACGCGGTTTCCGTCCAAGCCCCGGCCGGTGCTTACGTGCTGATCGGCAACCCCAGCGGCAACGCGCCGGCGTCCGTGAGCGGCGCGGACGTGCTGTACACCTACACGCCCGCCGCGGGCTACCAACTCGCCGGGCAACGTGCGCCGCTGCCGGGCGGCAGCGGCGCCTGGGCGCTCAGCGGCGCCGGCGGCCGCATCACGCTCATACCCGGCGCGGGCGCTTCGCATCCGTCGCCAGAAGCGGCCGCGCGCGGCTACCCGCTGCACACCAATATCGTCGCCACCGTCTTCTGGGTGGGCGAGATCTTCGATGTGAACGCGGCGGACGGCTCACAGGTGGTCTCCGCCTACGATGACGCCTGGGAGCAGCACTTCGGTGGCTGCGACGGCTCCACGGCATCGGGCTCCTGCCAGACCGTTTCCACCAACGCCGCCGACGGGTACTTTCCGGCGCAGATGACGCCGCGCGAGAACCCGTTCTATCTCGACCTGCCC
Coding sequences within:
- a CDS encoding 6-phosphofructokinase; its protein translation is MRLGILTGGGDVPGLNAAIKAAVLRAADEGHEVLGIRRGWAGLLEYNPDDALSWDECVIALDPGVVRVIDRSGGTFLHTSRTNPANVRSERLPAFLRDAGLPCVDGVVDATRHAVRVVEHLGLEALLPIGGDDTLSFAERINREGVPVVALPKTMDNDVHGTDYCVGFSTAVTRSVQYIHQLRSSAGSHERLAVVELFGRNSGETSLLAAYLAGVDRAIISEVPFEAERLAGLLQQDKAGNPSHYAMVTVSEGAQMQGVGVLESGEPDAYGHRKLGGIGQATADALKRLTGEDVMYQPLSYLMRSGAPDSLDLMVAVNYATMAVTLAGRGAQGRMVALRDGTYTSVPLRIVRQGIKRVDVEELYDAQAYRPKVRHMDGKPMFLY